One genomic window of Bombus fervidus isolate BK054 chromosome 14, iyBomFerv1, whole genome shotgun sequence includes the following:
- the Hyd gene encoding E3 ubiquitin-protein ligase hyd isoform X2 — protein sequence MTSIHFVVHPLPGTDDQLNDRLKEVAEKINRYGFVTLPAFSGLKVAVKHIVVGPTHIALLTEDHKICRVAFTVLSDRLDLSKNEPNRNTNKNHVDNSNSAPNGGTSSGSGSRAGMSRSRARIMRGSSAIRGGGSNGGNSSGGRIGPPGVIMGGGSGSSSRPIASVPAPFVPEDLITQAQVVLQGKSRNLIIRELQRTNLDVNLAVNNLLSRDDEEGDDAEDAADTYVPEDLISLLDGGFSNEHSVIIDADSMFPEDMFGYTGMRNRGSSSRRIGNDREGERTSERDRDRDNFSKWRDRQYCGPRRWLESALKDSWDKDSDNKKKELAAQSPLWISEELEWWHERSSDLAPRFVQIASLYSELIAVSAGGQLYQWKWSESEPYKHAENPNIHHPKAPWLAVTTEKIVNISATAIRCSISTESGKVATWLDELVGHVASRLEHPAQTFTEFTLDKIVSLHTCALYTVAKLESGALYWWGVLPFAQRKKLWEKYKAKSRKHRSSTVSSNDISYGAHVCMKNSPIYHPGAIGFTIANGVPKVGQLLGAAWNLDSTYRFKILPAGAHLPNVNAEKRETNGNNGTGNINKTNHKETTDRLDMPPPPSPASSTCSDTGSITTSHKRQKRAAPRSEGESERKDEEEWQLKDVVFVEDVKTVPIGKVIKVDGCYVAVKFFSKDAKEKEIKEKDFSTSDFKDLTTEELIKLLADCRLLRKDEIQVIKSSMNPRAPDCFQRTPRRVNIVEGSNDSILSIATDGQGIHAIVKSASKLSYVVYNLSTGRYVQDCYIPSDVSSFLGLQPQNISLTSSGENIECSMILRDGNNTIYPLAKDCADAIRDPNWLDLVPVLCIGASTIPIPTCSNSTNMKNQVAVIALVFDNLLLMPRILRCDYESIKQVFCNLEQDHKNNAAQIQSILMERCDGNRNILHACISMCSPTSNKENDQGIERELVSNTVDGPSAPIEEPIPTLSWPPEAFDNTSGEEDSLLSIGTASISMMNKSGVGATSNNTYIIDSVERRNNALLILKYMCESSVLAPHLKELLTAKDIQGQTPLMLAVSVRAYHAALILLDIIQRVGRDQKECSAMILPADANPDLSPLFVTCCNDTCSFTWTGTQHIDQDIFECKTCGLIGSLCCCTECARVCHRGHDCRIKITSPTAYCDCWEKCKCRALIAGHQGARYELLCRLVVNTDLVTKINSRGESILLFLVQTVGRQLIEQRQYRSALRQRSASASRKGPSSDGLDTYVPDMPDHDLEPPRFNRKALERLLDDWPAVQCMIMSGVSAHGNEQLFGDQGQLCRQSGTALLDKFTHSLLFKCSAEMLDTLLTTLIRELQNDTISGRQEEANNVARRFVRSVARIFVIFTIEMAPNTTKRRNTSQALQPLMKCRKVFQALIKLAVEELCETADSLIAPVRLGVARPTAPFTLTSSAMEVINGSEELFSIEPLIPHSGVSSQTLDATLQTQQGNNNITIARDVSAMDEAETGEEVPMDVDGDISEHEESGVSGTVAGQPLGEIDSNGGGVGEEQAGDGESDTELDLLAEAETESDSDDNHSNQDAASAQRSVQTGATAGSDGGMGSILLFPEDESGESSQQEDDESEAGETDEQDNEDFQIGDDQLERRSGSSGHLHRNNLAPVSMQWAIRNRDSSMRTAGLRVTGGSNLVFIDSTSLRRTTATSAVAAAQEPIIMGTSTTCLARAFGIVIRQIADLLVMMQDYKTLAPSLPRLMEITYQDALNLQMYLEGHLKPTWDWLLTVMDATEAQLRFGVSLTRSADPTHPEHPLNNASSLSGGNFSGLLNTAALSLTLQSNTGRNQRSGIATSSNISTPQASTRLTVGFAGVGEPSRNSREREGGDVYLARREFLSYCLSLMRAHNAEHRDSLPVLDVSALRHVAYVFDALVYYMRSPLSEPMSSRGETQKESSNYSSWNDQDENDNDEGEEYSSPVPTALETDSVDYPDLLQVPSCGSGNNSNSTPKGRKHPFLQRSDSTLCLGCPPLDPFDTVMSEALPLADQPHLLQPHSKREDLFGIPRQPATNAGPNQNPLEGLPTRLSLSARGADNQNIPTPTFSQIIQRSAFASSDARRSSVTIGDSTSTKHTEKTKSFNHTFAAEQIDRAPIIVSTNNQSDQASGSTKTNKDICKTNRSVIVRAGTVSESSLNKAGASEMMSTANEAIQNVTEEMDTSSSNQDASMTHETIETNPVSSIGSNISHNILLGRWSLSLDLFGRVFMEDVGLEAGSVVSELGGFQVKEAKFRRDMEKLRNAQQRDINLLKVERDRTQLLVQTMKELNTHYNLYNRRATNAPPLAVHRVKVTFKDEPGEGTGVTRSFYTAIAEALLANEKLPNLEAAQVGSKYTQYNVLRKLKSRDRDHDLRRQNPRSSGKCRETRRALSFEARVFHPSSSVEGSSNSGAGSSSSNSHPLPVSHPNNDHLTMHQQQLGDRLYPKVYALQPALAAKITGMLLELSPAQLLMLLASEDALRQKVEEAFELIRSHSQESAREALLDLDVFSLIARCGANKKKIENSILDDTEDNAPLFYSPGKRGFYTPRQGRASYERLNAFRNVGRLIGLCLLQNELCPIFLNRHVIKYILGRPIRFHDLAFFDSVIYESLRQLVIDSETKDSNSLFSALDLTFSIDLCPEEGGGSIELIPNGRDIEVTASNVYDYVRKYAEVRMIKVQEKALHAMREGVFDVLPEGALDGLTSEDLRLLLNGVGDINVSVLISYTSFNDESGEPADRLAKFKRWLWSIVEKMSHSERQDLVYFWTGSPALPASEDGFQPMPSVTLRPADDHLPTANTCISRLYLPLYSSRHILRHKLLLAIQTKNFGFV from the exons ATGACGTCGATACACTTTGTTGTACATCCCTTACCTGGAACAGATGATCAGTTAAACGATAG ATTGAAGGAAGTGGCAGAAAAAATCAACAGATATGGATTTGTAACATTACCAGCATTTAGTGGATTGAAGGTTGCAGTAAAACATATTGTGGTTGGTCCAACACACATTGCTCTTCTCACAGAAGACCATAAAATTTGTAGAGTTGCATTTACAGTATTATCAGATAGATTGGATTTAAGCAAAAATGAACCAAATCGAAA CACAAACAAAAACCATGTTGATAACTCCAATTCAGCACCAAATGGTGGTACTAGTAGTGGAAGTGGAAGTAGAGCAGGAATGTCCAGATCACGTGCACGAATCATGCGTGGCAGTTCTGCCATTCGTGGAGGTGGTAGTAATGGAGGAAATAGCAGTGGAGGCAGGATAGGTCCTCCAGGTGTAATTATGGGTGGAGGAAGTGGTAGCAGTTCGCGTCCTATTGCATCTGTACCAGCTCCATTTGTACCAGAAGATCTTATTACACAGGCTCAAGTGGTATTACAGGGAAAAAGTCGCAATCTTATTATTAGAGAATTACAG CGTACAAATTTAGATGTAAACTTAGCAGTAAATAATTTACTGTCACGGGATGATGAGGAAGGTGATGATGCTGAAGATGCAGCAGATACCTACGTTCCGGAAGATCTCATTTCATTACTAGATGGTGGATTTAGCAATGAGCATTCTGTTATTATTGATGCAGATTCTATGTTTCCTGAGGACATGTTTGGATATACAGGAATGAGAAA CCGGGGTAGTTCTTCACGCAGAATAGGTAATGATAGAGAAGGTGAACGTACTTCTGAGCGCGATAGAGATCGAGACAATTTCAGTAAATGGAGAGATCGTCAATATTGTGGTCCAAGACGTTGGCTGGAATCAGCACTTAAAGATTCTTGGGACAAAGATTCTG ataataaaaagaaagagttAGCTGCTCAAAGTCCATTATGGATATCAGAAGAATTAGAGTGGTGGCATGAACGTAGTAGCGATCTTGcccctcgttttgtacaaatCGCCTCCTTGTATAGTGAATTAATCGCTGTTTCTGCTGGGGGACAATTGTATCAGTGGAAGTGGTCGGAATCTGAACCATACAAACACGCAGag AATCCAAATATACATCATCCAAAAGCTCCATGGTTGGCAGTAACCACAGAAAAGATAGTTAATATATCCGCAACAGCTATTCGATGTTCTATTAGTACTGAATCTGGCAAAGTAGCTACTTGGCTTGATGAACTTGTAGGTCATGTCGCTTCTCGTCTCGAACATCCAGCTCAAACTTTTACAGAATTTACATTGGACAAAATAGTATCCCTTCATACCTGTGCTTTGTATACGGTTGCTAAACTTGAAAGTGGTGCATTGTATTGGTG GGGTGTATTACCTTTTGCACAACGTAAAAAATTATGGGAAAAATATAAGGCTAAATCGCGCAAACATAGATCATCCACAGTTTCATCAAACGATATTAGTTATGGCGCACATGTTTGTATGAAAAATAGTCCCATATATCATCCTGGAGCAATAg GTTTTACCATTGCCAATGGAGTTCCAAAAGTAGGACAGTTATTAGGAGCAGCATGGAATTTAGATAGCACTTACAGATTTAAGATATTACCAGCTGGAGCTCATTTGCCCAATGTTAATGCagaaaaacgagaaacgaaTGGAAACAACGGAACGGGTAATATTAATAAGACAAATCACAAAGAAACTACTGATCGCCTTGATATGCCTCCTCCACCCTCACCAGCTTCAAGCACATGTAGTGATACTGGCAGTATCACGACAAGTCATAAGAGACAAAAGCGAGCTGCACCTCGAAGTGAGGGAGAGTCAGAGCGAAAAGATGAAGAAGAGTGGCAATTAAAGGATGTTGTTTTTGTAGAAGATGTAAAAACAGTTCCCATTGGTAAAGTTATAAAAGTTGACGGTTGTTATGTTGCTGTAAAATTCTTCTCGAAAGAtgcgaaggaaaaagaaattaaagaaaaagatttcagTACTTCAGATTTTAAAGATTTAACAACTGAAGAGTTAATTAAATTGCTAGCTGATTGTAGATTATTAAGGAAAGATGAAATACAGGTAATAAAATCATCCATGAATCCAAGAGCTCCAGACTGTTTCCAACGAACTCCCAGAAGAGTGAATATTGTTGAAGGATCAAATGATAGCATTTTGAGCATTGCTACTGACGGACAAGGAATCCATGCAATAGTAAAAAGTGCAAGCAAATTAAGTTACGTCGTGTATAATTTAAGTACTGGAAGATATGTACAAGATTGTTATATTCCATCGGATGTATCATCATTCTTGGGTCTGCAGCCTCAAAATATCAGCTTGACAAGTTCTGGAGAGAACATAGAGTGTTCCATGATACTTAGAGATGGAAATAATACTATCTATCCATTAGCAAAGGATTGCGCCGATGCTATCCGTGATCCAAATTGGTTGGATTTAGTTCCAGTTCTGTGCATTGGTGCTTCAACTATTCCCATACCGACTTGTTCAAATTCAACCAATATGAAAAATCAAGTTGCAGTTATTGCATTAGTATTTGATAATCTCTTATTAATGCCACGCATATTAAGGTGCGATTATGAGAGTATTAAGCAAGTATTTTGCAATTTGGAGCAAGATCACAAAAACAATGCAGCACAGATTCAATCAATATTAATGGAACGTTGCGATGGTAATCGCAATATTTTGCATGCTTGCATTAGTATGTGCTCACCAACCtcgaataaagaaaatgatcaag GTATTGAACGTGAGTTAGTTTCAAACACTGTTGATGGTCCATCTGCACCTATTGAGGAACCAATTCCAACTTTAAGTTGGCCACCGGAAGCTTTTGATAATACGTCAGGAGAAGAAGACAGTTTGCTTAGCATTGGTACTGCCAGCATATCAATGATGAACAAATCAG GTGTCGGAGCAACATCAAATAACACCTACATCATAGACTCTgtggaaagaagaaataatgcATTACTTATATTAAAGTATATGTGTGAAAGTAGCGTGTTAGCACCTCACCTGAAAGAACTACTTACGGCAAA GGATATTCAAGGTCAGACACCATTAATGCTTGCTGTATCAGTTCGGGCATATCACGCAGCTCTCATTTTATTAGACATTATTCAAAGAGTTGGAAGAGATCAAAAAGAATGTTCAGCTATGATACTTCCTGCGGATGCTAATCCAGATTTATCGCCATTATTCGTTACATGTTGCAACGATACATGCAGTTTCACATGGACTGGGACTCAACACATCGACCAAGATATTTTCGAATGCAAAACTTGCGGATTGATTGGATCTTTGTGTTGCTGTACAGAATGTGCTCGCGTTTGTCACAGAGGACATGATTGCAGAATAAAGATAACATCCCCTACAGCTTATTGTGATTGCTGGGAAAAGTGCAAATGTCGAGCGCTCATTGCGGGCCATCAAGGTGCTCGTTACGAACTCCTTTGTCGTCTCGTAGTGAATACTGATCTTGTCACGAAGATAAACTCACG gGGGGAAAGTATTTTACTCTTCTTGGTTCAGACTGTTGGAAGACAATTGATCGAACAACGGCAGTACCGTTCTGCACTGCGGCAACGCTCAGCATCTGCAAGTCGAAAAGGGCCTTCCTCAGATG GGTTAGATACTTATGTACCAGATATGCCAGATCACGATTTAGAACCTCCTCGCTTTAATCGAAAAGCGTTGGAAAGATTATTGGATGATTGGCCAGCTGTTCAATGTATGATTATGTCAGGAGTTTCTGCACATGGAAATGAGCAGTTATTTGGAGATCAAGGCCAATTATGTCGTCAAAGCGGTACTGCTCTACTCGATAAATTTACTCACTCGCTATTATTTAAGTGTAGTGCAGAG ATGCTCGATACTCTTCTTACAACTCTAATACGAGAATTACAAAATGATACTATATCCGGACGACAAGAAGAAGCAAATAATGTTGCTCGCCGATTTGTTCGATCTGTGGCCCGAATATTTGTGATCTTTACAATAGAAATGGCACCGAATACGACAAAACGAAGAAA CACTAGCCAGGCATTGCAACCTCTAATGAAATGTCGTAAAGTGTTCCAAGCATTGATTAAATTAGCTGTTGAAGAATTATGTGAAACTGCCGATTCACTGATAGCACCCGTGAGATTAGGTGTTGCTCGCCCGACAGCACCATTTACATTGACGAGCTCAGCAATGGAAGTAATCAATGGCTCTGAAGAGTTGTTTTCTATCGAGCCACTAATACCTCATAGTGGTGTTAGTTCCCAAACTCTGGATGCTACTTTACAAACGCAACagggaaataataatattactattGCCAGGGATGTTTCTGCTATGGATGAGGCAGAAACTGGTGAAG AAGTTCCTATGGATGTTGATGGCGACATTAGCGAACATGAAGAATCTGGGGTTTCTGGAACTGTCGCTGGTCAACCATTAGGTGAGATTGATAGCAATGGCGGAGGTGTAGGTGAGGAACAGGCAGGAGATGGAGAATCCGATACAGAGCTCGATCTTTTGGCGGAAGCGGAAACAGAGTCGGACTCCGATGACAATCATAGCAATCAAGATGCAGCGTCTGCGCAGCGTAGTGTACAAACTGGTGCTACAGCAGGCTCTGATGGTGGAATGGGATCTATCTTATTATTCCCGGAAGACGAATCTGGAGAATCAAGCCAGCAGGAAGACGATGAAAGTGAAGCAGGAGAAACTGACGAACAAGATAACGAAGATTTTCAGATTGGTGATGATCAATTGGAACGACGAAG TGGTTCATCTGGCCATTTACATCGTAATAATCTCGCGCCTGTTTCTATGCAATGGGCGATACGTAATCGCGACTCAAGTATGCGTACAGCTGGATTACGGGTAACAGGTGGCAGTAATCTGGTTTTTATTGACTCTACATCTTTAAGACGCACTACTGCAACATCTGCTGTTGCAGCTGCACAAGAACCTATAATTATGGGTACTAGTACTACTTGTTTGGCACGTGCATTTGGAATTGTTATTCGGCAGATAGCTGATCTTTTGGTTATGATGCAAGATTATAAAACATTAGCGCCTTCTTTGCCGCGATTAATGGAAATTACTTATCAAGATGCGCTCAACCTGCAG ATGTATCTCGAGGGGCACTTGAAACCCACGTGGGATTGGCTGCTTACAGTTATGGATGCCACGGAGGCACAACTAAGATTTGGTGTGTCTCTGACACGTAGTGCGGATCCTACGCATCCAGAACATCCGCTGAACAATGCTTCATCTTTGTCTGGAGGCAATTTCTCTGGATTGTTGAATACAGCGGCTCTGTCGTTGACATTACAATCTAATACAGGTCGGAATCAACGCAGTGGTATCGCTACGAGCTCCAATATCTCCACTCCACAAGCTTCTACAAGACTCACCGTTGGTTTTGCAGGCGTTGGCGAACCTTCAAGAAACAGTAGAGAACGCGAAG GTGGCGATGTATACTTGGCAAGACGTGAATTTTTGTCTTATTGCCTGTCCTTAATGCGTGCTCACAATGCCGAACACAGGGACAGCTTGCCAGTATTAGATGTTTCTGCACTAAGACATGTAGCATACGTTTTCGATGCGTTAGTATATTATATGCGTTCGCCACTATCAGAACCAATGTCATCACGAGGAGAGACTCAAAAGGAATCATCAAATTATTCAAGTTGGAACGATCAG GATGAAAATGATAATGACGAGGGAGAAGAATATAGTTCTCCAGTTCCCACTGCATTGGAGACAGATTCCGTCGATTATCCTGATTTACTTCAGGTTCCTAGTTGCGGATCAGGAAATAATAGTAACAGTACACCAAAAGGAAGAAAGCATCCCTTTTTACAAAGATCAGACTCCACCTTATGTCTTGGTTGCCCTCCCCTTGATCCCTTTGATACTGTCATGAGCGAGGCCTTACCATTAGCTGATCAACCACATCTATTGCAACCCCATTCAAAGCGAGAGGATCTCTTCGGTATACCAAGACAACCAGCAACAAACGCAGGTCCTAATCAAAATCCGTTAGAGGGATTACCCACAAGACTTAGTCTGTCTGCACGTGGTGCTGATAATCAGAATATCCCCACACCGACATTTAGTCAAATTATTCAAAGATCTGCCTTTGCATCATCAGATGCAAGACGTAGCTCTGTAACGATTGGAGATTCAACGTCTACAAAGCATACG GAAAAGACAAAATCGTTCAATCACACGTTTGCTGCGGAGCAAATTGATCGAGCTCCAATCATCGTTTCTACTAATAATCAAAGCGATCAAGCATCGGGAAGTACCAAAACTAATAAAGATATCTGTAAAACGAATAGAAGCGTTATTGTTAGAGCTGGAACTGTTTCg GAATCAAGTTTAAATAAAGCTGGTGCATCAGAAATGATGTCTACAGCAAATGAAGCAATACAGAATGTAACGGAGGAGATGGACACATCTAGTTCAAATCAAGATGCGTCCATGACTCATGAAACGATTGAAACAAATCCAGTCTCGTCTATTGGATCTAATATATCACATAACATTTTATTGGGTCGTTGGAGCTTGTCTCTTGATTTGTTTGGACGAGTTTTCATGGAGGATGTAGGATTAGAAGCTGGTTCAGTTGTATCCGAATTAGGAGGTTTCCAAGTAAAAGAAGCGAAATTCCGTAGAGATATGGAGAAACTTCGGAATGCACAGCAAAGAGACATTAATCTGTTAAAA GTCGAACGGGATAGAACACAACTATTAGTGCAAACGATGAAGGAATTAAATACacattacaatttatataacagGCGTGCCACTAATGCGCCGCCGTTAGCCGTGCATCGTGTTAAAGTGACTTTCAAGGATGAACCTGGTGAAGGCACTGGAGTAACTAGAAGTTTTTATACCGCGATTGCCGAG gCATTGCTTGCAAATGAAAAACTGCCTAATCTCGAAGCAGCACAAGTGGGCTCAAAATATACACAATATAATGTACTTCGGAAGCTAAAAAGTAGAGATCGTGATCATGATTTAAGACGACAA AATCCTCGATCTTCTGGAAAATGTCGGGAGACGCGTAGAGCTTTGTCTTTTGAAGCTCGAGTTTTTCATCCATCCAGTTCTGTTGAAGGAAGCAGTAATTCTGGAGCTGGTAGTTCATCTTCCAATTCCCATCCGTTACCTGTTAGTCACCCAAATAATGATCACTTGACCATGCATCAACAACAACTCGGGGACAGGCTATATCcaaaa GTTTATGCATTGCAACCCGCATTAGCTGCTAAAATAACTGGTATGCTGTTAGAGTTGTCCCCTGCACAGCTGTTGATGTTACTAGCTTCAGAAGACGCTCTGCGGCAAAAAGTAGAGGAAGCATTTGAATTAATTCGTAGCCATAGTCAGGAGTCAGCAAGGGAAGCGTTGTTGGATCTCGATGTATTCAGCTTGATCGCACGTTGTGGGGCTAACAAGAAAAAGATTGAGAACAGTATTTTGGATGATACCGAAGACAATGCTCCTCTTTTCTATTCCCCAGGAAAGAGAGGTTTTTACACTCCACGACAGGGAAGAGCCAGTTACGAGCGATTGAACGCATTCAGAAATGTGGGCAG ACTTATAGGATTGTGTCTTTTGCAAAATGAGTTGTGCCCAATATTTTTGAATCGtcatgtaataaaatatattttgggAAGACCGATCCGTTTCCACGATCTTGCATTTTTTGATTCTGTAATTTATGAAAGCCTAAGGCAACTCGTTATTGATTCCGAAACCAAGGATAGTAACAGTCTATTCTCTGCTCTTGATCTTACATTCAG TATTGATTTGTGTCCCGAAGAAGGAGGTGGATCGATTGAACTTATTCCCAACGGACGTGATATAGAAGTGACAGCAAGTAATGTTTACGATTATGTACGCAAATACGCGGAAGTTCGTATGATTAAGGTACAAGAGAAAGCTTTGCATGCTATGAGAGAAGGAGTGTTTGACGTGCTACCCGAAGGAGCGCTCGATGGTTTAACATCCGAAGACTTAAGGCTCCTGTTAAATGGGGTCGGTGATATTAACGTTTCCGTTCTGATATCGTATACTTCCTTCAACGACGAATCAGGAGAACCTGCCGATAGATTAGCTAAATTTAAACGCTGGTTGTGGTCTATTGTTGAGAAAATGTCTCATTCAGAACGACAAGACTTG GTATATTTTTGGACAGGATCTCCAGCACTACCAGCAAGTGAAGATGGTTTTCAACCAATGCCAAGTGTGACATTACGACCAGCAGATGATCATCTACCAACTGCAAATACATGTATTTCCCGACTATATCTTCCATTGTACAGCTCTCGTCACATATTAAGACATAAACTACTACTTGCTATTCAGACAAAGAATTTCGGATTTGTATGA